A region of the Arachis hypogaea cultivar Tifrunner chromosome 15, arahy.Tifrunner.gnm2.J5K5, whole genome shotgun sequence genome:
AGAGCAGATGGATGGGTACAGAAATCAAGCAAACAAAAAAGAGAATCAAGTAAACCCACTTCATAATTGATCAGCAATCTACCAATCTACTGCTTATCAAGTTAGACAGATTTTTTTTTGCAGGCCTATAGTGTGTAAAATATTCTATTTTCCCATTAAAGATGTAAACATAATCATTTTGATAAGATATCATAAGTCAGAAATAAGAATATTCTGTTCCATTAATGGATTTTAAATTAGCCATGGAAAAATTCAGAACTGGGATTAGGGTAATTAAGATTAGGAAGAGGATTAATAACTGGGGTAGTGAGTAAAGGATGCAGAAGAAATTGTTTTTTTAGAGAGCACGCGGGGTACACAGAGAGTGAGAGAGTGAGAGAAGGGGCTCACCTCATTCGTGCACTGCTACCCTTTTACCTTCCCAATGAATTTCCTTCACTATTGCCACTGCAACAAAGAGAGAGATTCAATCTTCAAACCAAACTGTAAGAAAGAGATTAAAAACAATAAGAAAGAATATGAAGCTTCCTAAATTTCAGAAAAGGGACAAGAAAAAAATTCCAGTGGTGCTTTAGACATGTCAGCTTAATGAGTGTGGGACAGAGTTATGCTTtaaatatattgaatttttaagaCAACTAGATTAAGTTACATGACAACTAAGACATACAAATTAAGAACAATATATGTAaagaacaatatatatataagctAAAACAATACAAGCTAAAAATGATTACCCTATTAAaaatcaatatcatcatcaaaGTCTGCAACATcatcatctttatttttattagccCCAGAACTAGAGCCGATGGACAATTCGACAATGGGGTCCTCTCCAAATGGAGACTTAAGACTGATAGGAGGCTCGGTGTCAGAAATCCTAGAAGGATTGCTCTCATCCGCTTGATAAGCTACATCATTCTCTTCCTCATCCTCCTCTACATGTACATGATTGATTTCAATTCGACCTCTTGGTTTAGTATTTACAACAACACGCCACATAGACTTGCAATTTCCAGGATAAGGTAAGAAGTAAACTTGTTTAGCTTTTTGGGCGACAATGAAAGGATCATAGTGGCGATATCTTTTACTATGGTTGACTTCAGTTATTTTGTAGTCATTATGAATACGTGTTCCATTTGGACGACTTGGATCATACCATTGACATTTGAATAAAACAACTCGATTATAGTCACTACCAGTGTATTCAAGTTCGAGTATATCTTCTAATACTCCAAACCAATCACTTTTCCCGCTGCCTATATCACCTTTAACAAACACACCGGTGTTAtcagttttttttccttttgaccTTGCAAGGGTATGAAATGTATATCCATTTACTTTATAAATTGGATAACTTGTTGCTTTGTTTGAAGGACCCCAAGAAAGTGATTGCAAACCAGGATCAACAATTTCATTACATTGATTTTGAACCTAGTTAGAAACATGCAACAAATTATTTAATAGAAGTGATATGTGATGCAAATCTTTACTTAGAAACCTTTACAATAAATGATACGAATTTATGCACTTACATATGATGCAAACCAAGGGGAAAATCGGTCATCGCTTTCTCCAGGACAAGTTTCTTTCCAAAACCTTGATGAAAGTAGGACTAGAGTTTATAAGCTATGGGATTCGTTAGTAGAACAAGTGTAATTAACTGTTTAATAAAAGATTTGGGCACTTACATATAGAAAGGGCTAACTTTGCTTTCATTGAGTAGAATATGCAAATGAGCTGCGGCTTTGTCTCGTTCATCTATCCAATGATCTTTAGCTTTACCAACCTTGCGACCAGGTCTATTAAATATTGATAAAGAGGCTTTAATTGTGTC
Encoded here:
- the LOC112750533 gene encoding uncharacterized protein isoform X1, which translates into the protein MFWKETCPGESDDRFSPWFASYVQNQCNEIVDPGLQSLSWGPSNKATSYPIYKVNGYTFHTLARSKGKKTDNTGVFVKGDIGSGKSDWFGVLEDILELEYTGSDYNRVVLFKCQWYDPSRPNGTRIHNDYKITEVNHSKRYRHYDPFIVAQKAKQVYFLPYPGNCKSMWRVVVNTKPRGRIEINHVHVEEDEEENDVAYQADESNPSRISDTEPPISLKSPFGEDPIVELSIGSSSGANKNKDDDVADFDDDIDF